cagtaaaaaacctagggggaaaccttttCGAAAAgtaatccactatagtaaagagaagttttagatctagtacaaaaactttgtccttaaactctacaatccctgtagatgaacttacagcagaaactttctaccgcttcagaacttCTGAACTCTTtgatatatgaacgccacccttttgatgcacgaatcccaatatgtgactaactcctttgcgcgaatcccagtacgtgactcactcaccaacttgaggaagaagaatgttggctgcaaagttcttcacttcatcaacaatgaagatcaagaagcacttggttacaaaaccctaaggcgcaaagacgcagtagcttcttttagagagactaaggcttcagtcaccttttgcatatgttctccttgtattttcTTGTGTgacagcctctaaaataagccttatgtatgtctagggttgtgagaaaaaaaaccctatacATACATGTCAACATGGGTTGaaaatcatatctaaaaatctaaaattcatAAAGCTCAATAGATACAACTGttgacctcgatagatagctatctgtcaagtAGCTGTCGAACTTTAATaaatcagcacttcttcacttgtttcttggacagatttgcatggcttcaatactagacttgaactcttgttctttggAGTATTAAAcgcatcctagatctacccaaatagatctacccaaatacaagtaaagtgcgttttgtcaaaggattagccaattatataaaatagtgATATATGTTCCTAAtcattgaatcacatatgtcctaacacagtGGACTATAAAAATCACTTTGTGTTTCCATATTATCGAAAGAAGTGGTGGAGATTGATGAATCGTCGATGATGGATTGGGACATGAGGCGAGCCCTAGAGCGTGTGATAGGACCCGAGTAAGGCCTTGGTGGCTTATTAACCTCCTCACAAATCTCTGTCACATTTTTGTGCTTTGAACTTGTCACAAATCTCTCCTTACACTTTTTCTAGGACCTTGCTTGGTTGGTGGCAATGTTTGAAATGAGGCATCAATGTCCATGGCTACTTCTTTTCCCTTGACAATAGGATCACTCTTTAGTGAAGTTAATTCTAGAATGCGAGGCCGCATTGCCTTTGGTTAAGGAGTCATCTTTTACTTTAGTGATGCCTTCTTCGACATCTTGATAGATTTCTTAGTGACCTTAACCTTTAAGGTTTCAGGATGACTAGCTTCCCTTTCTTCAATTGAAGTCACCATTACTGACTCAATTGTTCCCAATGTGATTGGGATGGAGCCAATCATGATTTGGATAGGGAGAAGCCTTGGGGCTATACCCATAGTGTTAGAGCCACTCTCATTTGAACCCTCAGTTTGGGATTTTTTAGCTTTAGCACTTTTCCTTGCCCTCCTCTTCTTTGAAGTCTTTGAAGTGGATGAAACTTGGATGTTGGTCATGTGTTCATCATTCGGTACCTTGAGCTTGACGGAAGAGCGACCAAGGGTGAATGTCATGTGACAACCACTTGCTCCTCGTATGGTTGCAGGAAGCTTGTAGAAGTAAATAGTCACTTGGGGAGCCATTGGTAAACCTATTAATAACACGAAAATTTATGTATAAGAAACATAGTTGGAGATGAATAGGAGAATGGGTCCCATTGGGCATGCCAAAAATGATGTTAACgaaattttttaacaataattgttagattatgtttaacaaatgttGTCAAATTACATTTAACAAACACtgtcaaattatgtttaacaaactttgtcaaattatgtttaactAACTTTGTTCAATTATGTCTAATTCGTCAAACATAATTTCACCCATAGACCTTTTGGCttatgagttttattgatgTGAGTAGTGCTCATTCAAGATAATGTATCCCTTAATTATAACCCTTTGTTTCAAAGGAAAACCCTTTGATTCCAACCACGTTATCTTTGTACATGAGTTTATATATTTTCATGTTTAAGGGGATatgtgttttaatttatttatggcTGCACTTTATAATTATTGAGGTTGCCTATGTACCCTTGGCGGGGATCAAGTCAATTCGTAGTTCTTAATTTTGGAGGTTTTAGATTTAAGATcctcaaatataattttattcagTTTTAATGATGGACATTTAAGTCAAGTACTTGATGTTTAATTAAGCATtgacttaattttgttttgggtgAGATAATTAATTTTAGTCTCAAGGATAGGTCAAGGACCATGCCTTTATGACAATTGAACCAAGGATTCTTTTTTAAGAAGTTGAATGTCTAAGTAACAGGAATTTTAATAACATTTTGATTGATATccccaaatttaattaagggaaagaaaactccTTTGAAGCAATTTAATCACTGTGAACATATTTGGAATTGGAAAATTTCTCCAACCCAATtttatggtcattttattttaggaattacTAACTCTAATTTTGATGAAGGAATTAATAATCCGAAAGAATTAGTCATGATTAATATGgtggagtcaaggactccattaaaaATTGgtggagtcaaggactccattgatggggtagagtcaaagactccattgatggggtagagtcaaggactccattatttttgtagttttaaggactaaattgatgGAGTAGAGTCAAAGACTCAATTAATTTGTTAGAGTCAATGATTCCATTGATGGGGTAGAGTCAAAGACTCTATTACTTTTGTatagagtcaaggactctagTTGAGAAAACATTGCACCAAAACATGAAAGAATTTTTATTCGGTAATTTtcaaataggatttaagagTCAGGGACTCTTGTATAAAGCTTCATGTATGGAGTCAGGAACTCCTAATGAAACCCAACCCTatttgtttttccaaacaaaaatttagatttgaggaagagggagaaggagagattttggtagagaagAAAGGGATTGTTGAAATCCCAATCTAATATTGATGGTGCGTGTTCCTCCTTTGCTTGTtgctctctatcttttttttttttctctgtattTTGCTGTgtgttttctctctattttattttttattttaattttttttccttgctctATCTGCGTGTGTACTTGCTCTCTTCTTTGTGTATCTGCCTTCTTCTGTTTTTACGTGTTTCTCGCTAATTTATAGAGGAACTAAGAAGcaatttttctctattttttctcttaactGATCAGTTCATGGACCAAAACTGTAAAGAAAGTGTAGTACTGCACTAGCTTTCGGGTACAGCTGTGGCTGAATTTCAGGTGCATTTGCTTTAATAAtggttttgtataaaaaaaagtttctatttTACTCCACGAATTTTtatattccaaaaaaatttctaagtccAACACACAGTGTTgctttgaataattttttttcaatacccTTATTACTAGTTTATTGGGCAACTGATGTTTGTTGAGATCGATGTTGATTTTTTCTTGATAGCTGATTCaaaacaattatttaattaatttcaacatttttaagaatataatcatattttttttatataaaataaacaacataataTATGAACCTTTTGTTCTAACTAATACCTAATAAGGAATATAACTGAAAATATTAATACTTAAATCAATATgatatttaattaagaaatccAGTattaaaaagcaaaataataaaaaagttcataAATTAATTTCAATCCAAGtggaaaattcaaataattacaatccaatttaaaagttttgatttgaaataattatttactGACCTCAACTCTAATGTAGATTTATTATACTTTAAAGCCAGTCTCTTTTGaagtattttgttttgttattttgtaaATCTTTGAAATAATCTACTTTGGCGTTCCTCAGAGAAATTCCTAGAACACAGTGAAAAATATTTCTAGAAAATGAATGTCATGACCATaaaaaggagtttttttttttttttttaactaactTGTAACTCATGTAGTTACATAGCAGGGGTGATCCAtgtattaaatttatgtaaataCTTACTgtatcaaattttctttatattattcTTATACCATATGTAACTTATtaaattacaatatatataatattttcttgaaaatagataatttatttaaatggctaatacattttttttttcttttattagttttatacTATATGTAACTCATCATTGcctattttgttaaattttctgTAGGTGTGTATAACGAAATACATATTTTAGGAACGAAAGGAGTGTAGTGCCGTttctatttttgtctttttattcaTACTCAAATTTGATGAGAGAAGATAGAAGGGCGAAATGTAtaatattttggattttgaagtATATCGGTAGAACTTTTTTAAATCTTAaggatgaaaataaaaatagatttttatacattttttaagtaGACCGAGAGCTATATTTTGGAATGgaataaatcaaataatattttaaccttctaaaaaattaaataaattaagcgTTTGGAGTTTGgttaaaaagaaacaagaaatttGAGGaacaatgcatttttttttggttgccaaATTAAGTGCTAACGTCGCACTCAATTAACACGTGAGGGGAAGGGAAATGCCATGCAAAATCTACTATATATTTGAAGAATCAGACTTGTCAAAGTTAGTATTTGATTATTTCAAAagactattttatatatatatatatatatatatatatatatatatatatatataacacttataattttttttttttttgagggggataacacttataaacttgaaatgATATATGTGCACTAATAAatctactttaaaaaaaaaaaaaaaagattttattggCCTCAAGAAACAAGTGACAGTTGAAAATGATTATtgatagtaaatttaattagcAAATGTGTGCGAATTGAAAAGAATACAGTTCAAATGATGTAGGTCATTGTTACTTATTCTAAAATCTCTCaaagcgttttttttttttttttttaagcaagtgTATTTAAGAATAGTCCAAAAGTCATTGTTACTTACTCAATTTTCACAATAGTTtcgtatgtatgtatgtatgaatgTAGGGCTAATTGCCTAATTCACAGTAATTCTTTATCAGTCGATGGTGAGTCTTGTTCTCCTGTATCTGATGTGATTGGATTGAGTACGGGCTGAGCACAAATCCATCTTGATCCAATTGTGGAACCCCTATATGTTGTGATTATTTTGGAGCTATTTTTCATCAATCCATTATGTTGTGATTGAAGAGACCATTCATGCATAGTTTTAGTGTTATAActattttaatgtgttatatagcttgtttaaataataaaaattaataaagaataatCATCCAGAAGAAacactataataataataataataataataataataataacatacattaataattttatgaGTCGGTACGAAATAGAACGAAGAGATAGCTCAAAACTGGTTGAGAAGAAAACTTTCTCCTGATATTTTTGCAAGACAGGGTTAATCTTTTTCCGCTTCTGTAATTGAGTACAGGGTCAATTGTTATTAGTATGTGCCTACCTACTTAACATTTAGCTAACGGGTCATCATaagtaaaaaagagagaaagggtcAATAGTAGTGTACAGAGACGACTTTCAATTCCCCGTGTCTTTTGGGGTGGGTGTTGAATAAGCCTTTACTACTTTGCTCTGTTTCACAACTTCtaaacatcaaaattttcaatgatatctcctatgaatttttttatacactATTTTAATAGCAAGAAGGGGCATTCGTCAATAcatatttctttatttgaaaAAGTCCACATCTCTTTCACTCCTCAAGTCCTTTTTGGACCTTTGGTAACCATAATAAATAGTAGTTTGTGCATATGGATTCTTTGTCCATTCTGAAATTCTGAGAGCCAAAGCTTAGTAATCTCTCCCACTCTCATCCTTTGCTCTCATAGCTTCTTTTTGTGTCAAAACTCAAGAGTGATGGCTAGAAATTCAGGAACCAATGGCAACGATGCTGTTGCTTTGAATGTTAATCATGAACCACCAACCTTTGCCTCCAAACCCAACCATGAATCTGGCTTCCGTGTCTCTATACCTTTCATGCAGAAGGTGAGTACTCCTCATCTACTTCCAAGTACTAATATTTGCCTTTCTTTTGAAcccatttgaaaaaaataattcgTGCTCATTATCACCGATAACTATAATTTCTCTGTCATAAATGAAAGACAGCATAGTTggtttcttttgcttctttacTCTATTTGATCTCATATCCTAACTCAAAAATTGATAAACAAAACTTATATGCCAATTGTCCTCAAAAAAACATATTCTATATATGTTTTTTGGCTGTGTCTAAGGCAACTTCTTCTACCTAAGTACAAATCTTGAGAAGTGAATTTAACATGGAAATTTTTGTTGATGGCAGTTGATTGCAGAGGCGGTGGGTACATACTTCTTGATATTTGTGGGCTGTGCAGCGGTGGTGGTGAATTTGGACAAGGACAAGGTTGTGACTATGCCAGGAATTGCCATAGTTTGGGGTCTGGCCGTGACGGTTCTGGTTTACTCTGTTGGCCACATCTCTGGTGCTCATTTTAACCCAGCAGTCACTATTGCCTTTGCCACTTGCAAAAGATTTCCAGCCAAGCAGGTAAACTACACCAACCATAGTCTCCTCTCCAAGAATTTTGGTACTTAGCGACGACCGAAAAGTCTTTTCGGTCGTCGCTAAAGTACACATCATTACTGCAAGAAATGATcatgaagaaacaaaatatcgcatctttaccaaaaacaaaagtagttcaattttggtaaattttcaGTGTCTTAATGATTGTATTTTAACATAATGATCTGCAAAAACCATGCTATACTCAACTGATCTATTGATCTAATTCACTACGCTGTTGTTTAATTAAGATCAAAGTGATGGCTATGTAAATCAGATTTCTCTCTCTGATTTGACCCcctttttttcctattaaatttttatcttgtaggTGCCTGCTTATATAGCAGCTCAAGTCCTTGGATCAACACTTGCAAGTGGAACACTTAGGTTGCTCTTCCAGGGACAGCAGAACCACTTTGCAGGAACACTGCCGGCTGGGTCAAACATGCAGTCTTTTGTGATTGAGTTCATAATCACATTCTACCTCATGTTTGTCATATCCGGTGTTGCCACTGATAACAGAGCTGTTAGTTCTTATCCCTTTATATTGCTCCAATCTTGACATAGAGTTACCAAAAaattatgattcttttttttttatatttttttttatgagacaATTTATGATTAGCAACTAGCTACTGTGGTTGGCTAATTAATTTTTAGACAAAGTTTAGGTCCAAATAAATCATGAGACTATTTATGTGCATGTAATATTTAAATATGTCTCATGACTCATTTAAAAACGTAATGTACGTAACTAAAACTAGTGGTTTAGAGCAAAAATTATTCACTAAAGCGTCAAGAATTTTATTCTATCAAGTAAACTGCCTATTATACTACTTCCACGTGCTTTAGTTACAAACTTGTAATACTAAAATAACTTTAAAGCTTATCTGCGTAGACAATCAGCTATGGATGCTTTATACACCTTTGAAAAttactcttatttatttattttttttgttaatgcaGATTGGAGAGCTTGGAGGCCTTGCTGTTGGGTCAACGGTCCTACTTAACGTCATGTTTTCAGGGTAATAACTCAATCCAATAAATCTGATTGAAccatatcataaaaaataaatatgttcaCATTAGGCAATATCACCAGTTAAATGCACACTTTTTCCTTGTTCTTCATatgcaaaattttgtttttacattGTTACATTGTATACTAAATAAATGTGTACAATTTACATGAACAGCGAATGTAAAGATATAATTGTCGTTTTCAAATATCTTCATATTTGGTATGCTCACATAATGAGATTGGGATCATCCTATGCTATTTGACAGGCCAATTACAGGAGCATCAATGAATCCAGCGAGAAGCTTGGGGCCTGCAATTGTACACAGCGAATACAGGGGGATATGGATATACATGGTAGCACCCATTCTTGGGGCTATCTCCGGTGCATGGGTCTATAATGTCATCAGGTACTCCGACAATTCAGTGCTTGAGATCACCAAGAATGGCTCTTTCCTAAAGGAGTCAAAAAACAACAACCCCATCTGATTTCAAAATCCTCTCTTTATTACTTAACATATGTATTTCTAGGCTCAAAAGTATATATaggtaggaatttttttttgttttggtttccCACAGTGTTTCTATAGGTAGGAACTTACATGTTTGTCTGTTCTCAAAAGTAATCCCTTTATGGATATAACTATAGCGAAAAGTCTGCTATTCTTTGttagctttctttctttttgttaatgGTGTTATGTGAATTACAAGCTAAATGacttggaaagagagaaaaagggatTGGTATTGCACATTATTAACGTTTGTGGGAGGGCTGGATGGAGAGGAGGAAAGTGAGGATACATGACACGAGGATCAGCTGTGTGCATGTATGGTAAGCAGTACCGTTTCCAAATGGATAAGAACAAAGCTAAAAGGGTATGTTTgaatctaaataataataataatagttggGTATGCTTGATTTTGGTTCCTCAATGATAAAGTAAACCGTTTGATATatagtttctcaaaaattttaaaaatctaatctaAGCAGCCAAAATTAAATTGACCCAATATTCAGTGAAGCAAAAATCAAACCGACCCATATTTTAAggagcaagaaaaaaaatcaattttaccAGTGCTattgtcacaaaaaaaaaaaacgtgttcTATCAGCAATCCACTCAACATATCGTTGATCTTGTTAACAAATACTGGATAGAGAATAGACAGAAGATTAAAACTGTTCTAGTTTTAAAACTCAAATGATGAAATTAAAAcgttttataatttaaataaaatcaaacatatttcatattttagtgacaaaattaaATTGCCAATTTGCtaacattaaaatatttaaaccaTGGCAGTGTTTGAGACCT
The sequence above is drawn from the Castanea sativa cultivar Marrone di Chiusa Pesio chromosome 5, ASM4071231v1 genome and encodes:
- the LOC142636615 gene encoding aquaporin NIP1-2-like — protein: MARNSGTNGNDAVALNVNHEPPTFASKPNHESGFRVSIPFMQKLIAEAVGTYFLIFVGCAAVVVNLDKDKVVTMPGIAIVWGLAVTVLVYSVGHISGAHFNPAVTIAFATCKRFPAKQVPAYIAAQVLGSTLASGTLRLLFQGQQNHFAGTLPAGSNMQSFVIEFIITFYLMFVISGVATDNRAIGELGGLAVGSTVLLNVMFSGPITGASMNPARSLGPAIVHSEYRGIWIYMVAPILGAISGAWVYNVIRYSDNSVLEITKNGSFLKESKNNNPI